In Mucilaginibacter sp. KACC 22063, the genomic stretch GTGCCTTGCTTTATTTTTTCTTCAAACGCGTGGCGCGGGGCGGATAGCACTTCGCTTCCTTCGCGGTAAGCAAGGTTAAAGCGGTCGAACAGATTGATGTCATATTGCTGCTCAAGCTGTTTCATAAAGTTTACTGATTTATCAATTGAGCAGCCGCTTGCTCCCGCCTGGCTTTCATCAACAATCAGTATAATAAAACGGTTATACCTTATTTCGGCACCGGCTTTAAGCTGATGGTTATGTGCTGTCCAGCTTTGCGTAAAGGCGTTAAGCTGCTGTTGTATTTGTTGCGTTTCGGTATCGGTAAGTTGCCTGTCCGACTGATAGATCCAAACCCTCGAATTTTCAGAAAATTGCATTTGCAAATTTATTAAATTATTAACTTCGAAGTTATAAAGAGTTGCCATGTTAAAGTCAAACCGGTTAGTGCGTAAACCAGTTTTATTGCTGTCGTTCATAGTGTTGTGTGCTGCTTCGGCTTTGTGCTTTAAACCGGGCATGAACGCAGAAGAATGGCTTACCTGGGGCAACCGCTGCTTATACCAGTGTTTTGATCCGAACGGTGATGCGAAACTAAAAAAGTGGGAACTCAGTTTAACCGGAGATTCTTTTGTACGCCTCCGTAAAACTTATGCTAACGGTAAACAGGAATATTATTCTTTTCACCTGCATCGTTTCAGCGACATTAACTATTTAGGCACTTCATCAGCAGGGATACTTCAGTTTAAAACCATTGCCGACGATATTATTGTGCAAACTTATGATGATCCCAGAGGTAACGTCGACTCCATGACCACCGCATTAAGCATATCCGTACGCAACATGGAACCCGAACGGGTAGACAGCCTGCGCAATGCCTTGCTTTACCTGAAAGAAAAAGACAAGCAGTAGTTACAAGCCGTTTGCCCTGGCAGTGATTTCGGCAATATCAAGCACCTGCATTTCCTGCTCTTTTTCAAAGTACTTAACACCGTCGCGCAGCATCGTCATGCAGAATGGGCACGCAGAAGCTACAATTTCAGCCTTTGCTTCAATGGCATCGCCAATACGCTCAACGTTTATTTCTTTGTTCCCTTTTTCAGGGTCTTTAAACATTTGCGCACCGCCTGCACCACAGCATAAACCGTTTGTACGGCAGCGCTTCATTTCTACAAGTTCGGCGTCTAATATCTCTAATGCACTGCGCGGCGCTTCGTAAACATCATTAGCGCGGCCTAAGTAACAGGCATCATGATAGGTGATGCGTTTGCCCTTAAAGCTTTCGCCACCCTGTACCTTTAAGCGGCCTTCGTCTATCAGTTGTTGTATAAGTTGCGTGTGATGGATAACCTCGTAGTTGCCGCCTAATTGCGGGTATTCATTTTTAAGCGTATTAAAACAATGCGGGCAGCCGGTCACAATTTTTTTAACCTCATAAGCATTTAATACTTCAATATTGGCTAAGGCCTGCATCTGGAACAGAAACTCGTTACCAGCGCGTTTGGCCGGGTCGCCGGTGCAGCTTTCTTCCGCACCTAAAACAGCATAGCTGATGCCCACATGCTGCAATATTTTACAGATGCTACGGGTGATCTTTTGCGCACGCTCGTCAAAACTGCCCGCACATCCTACCCAAAATAACAGCTCAGGCACTTTACCTTCGGCCATCATTTCTGCCATGGTTGGTACATGCAGCGTTTCAGTCTGCTGAGGATTAGTTTCTGATATATTTTCTGTAGTATCCATTAACAATTCAATTATTGGTTAGCCCAGTTAAAACGGTCCGAGCTTGCATATTTCCATGGTGCGCCGTTATTTTCAACATTGCCAAACATATTGTTTAAGCTGGCAGGCGCCTGCGATTCTTCCATTACAATGTAACGGCGCATCTCTGTAATAATATTCAGCGGATCGATATTTACCGGGCAAGCTTCTGTACAGGCGTTGCAGGTTGTGCAGGCCCAAAGTTCTTCTCGGGTGATGTAATCGTCTAACA encodes the following:
- a CDS encoding ABC transporter ATPase, whose amino-acid sequence is MQFSENSRVWIYQSDRQLTDTETQQIQQQLNAFTQSWTAHNHQLKAGAEIRYNRFIILIVDESQAGASGCSIDKSVNFMKQLEQQYDINLFDRFNLAYREGSEVLSAPRHAFEEKIKQGTINRSTIVFNNLVQNVAEFNTKWEVPFKDSWHVQLFRDLINA
- a CDS encoding (Fe-S)-binding protein, with the translated sequence MDTTENISETNPQQTETLHVPTMAEMMAEGKVPELLFWVGCAGSFDERAQKITRSICKILQHVGISYAVLGAEESCTGDPAKRAGNEFLFQMQALANIEVLNAYEVKKIVTGCPHCFNTLKNEYPQLGGNYEVIHHTQLIQQLIDEGRLKVQGGESFKGKRITYHDACYLGRANDVYEAPRSALEILDAELVEMKRCRTNGLCCGAGGAQMFKDPEKGNKEINVERIGDAIEAKAEIVASACPFCMTMLRDGVKYFEKEQEMQVLDIAEITARANGL